In Planctomycetia bacterium, one DNA window encodes the following:
- a CDS encoding BMC domain-containing protein, with the protein MSTEALGMIETRGFAAMVEAADAMVKAAKVELVSYEKIGGGYVTAIVRGDVAAVRAACDAGQAAAARVGEVVAVHVIARPHTNVDIALPLGRAEQAKKAGK; encoded by the coding sequence GTGAGTACCGAAGCACTGGGAATGATCGAGACGCGCGGATTCGCCGCGATGGTCGAAGCGGCCGACGCAATGGTGAAGGCCGCCAAGGTCGAGCTGGTCTCGTATGAGAAAATCGGCGGGGGCTATGTGACGGCGATCGTGCGCGGCGACGTGGCCGCGGTTCGCGCCGCCTGCGACGCGGGCCAGGCCGCCGCGGCGCGCGTGGGCGAGGTGGTCGCGGTGCACGTCATCGCTCGGCCGCACACCAACGTGGACATCGCCCTGCCGCTGGGCCGCGCCGAACAGGCGAAGAAGGCCGGCAAGTAG
- a CDS encoding Rrf2 family transcriptional regulator: protein MLRKKTAAYALLAIYEIAEQQRGSSSPLGVRAGDVAEKHHIPKAYVAKILSQLANAGVLRSDRGPRGGFRLNKPMEAITLFDVFDGVGALMSDPSKPSLVKGLPPAVQATLDQSQLEVSDAVRTVLRKTSIMDLLLGTSGNPGSRAANPVAAHV from the coding sequence ATGTTGAGAAAAAAGACGGCTGCTTATGCGCTGCTTGCGATCTACGAGATCGCGGAGCAGCAACGCGGTTCTTCCTCGCCGCTTGGCGTGCGCGCCGGCGACGTCGCGGAGAAGCATCACATCCCCAAGGCGTATGTCGCCAAAATCCTTAGCCAGTTGGCCAACGCCGGCGTGTTGCGATCGGATCGCGGTCCGCGCGGCGGATTTCGGTTGAACAAGCCGATGGAAGCAATCACGCTGTTTGATGTGTTCGACGGCGTCGGGGCGTTGATGTCCGACCCATCCAAGCCGTCGTTGGTAAAAGGATTGCCGCCGGCGGTTCAGGCGACGCTGGATCAATCCCAGTTGGAAGTCAGCGACGCCGTTCGGACTGTATTACGCAAAACGTCTATTATGGACTTGCTGCTGGGAACGTCGGGCAACCCCGGCTCGCGGGCCGCGAATCCGGTCGCCGCGCATGTTTAA
- a CDS encoding DUF456 domain-containing protein: METFLFIALVTLALAGVALAAFTLPGSWVILASAIGYDCYFGWQRFGWKWLVALGAIALTAEIVELAASAVVAGKAGASRRAAVGSLLGGFAGMLLLSVPIPVVGTILGGFIGCFIGALAGEMTLRDDLRSGVRVGLFATLGRLLGMMVKISAAMAIAGAVVSLAFIATW, encoded by the coding sequence ATGGAAACGTTTCTCTTCATCGCCCTGGTCACACTCGCCCTCGCCGGCGTCGCCCTCGCCGCGTTCACGTTACCCGGCTCGTGGGTCATTCTCGCCTCCGCCATCGGTTACGACTGCTACTTCGGCTGGCAGCGATTCGGCTGGAAATGGCTCGTCGCACTTGGCGCGATCGCGCTCACGGCCGAGATCGTTGAACTGGCCGCGTCGGCCGTCGTCGCGGGCAAGGCCGGCGCCAGCCGCCGCGCCGCCGTCGGCTCGCTCCTCGGCGGTTTTGCGGGCATGCTGCTGCTCTCCGTTCCCATTCCCGTCGTCGGCACGATCCTCGGCGGCTTCATCGGCTGTTTCATCGGCGCGCTCGCCGGCGAAATGACCCTGCGCGATGACCTGCGCAGCGGCGTGCGCGTCGGCCTCTTTGCCACGCTCGGCCGCCTGCTCGGCATGATGGTGAAAATTTCCGCCGCCATGGCCATCGCCGGCGCCGTCGTCTCGCTCGCGTTCATCGCGACATGGTAG
- a CDS encoding M1 family metallopeptidase: MTTHWFALAFWCTGLFGPVEPSADPCVDADGQRCGKAHAAVLRDRAAEQDAESGGAAGMRDALIDTDVLHYDLDIEISNINIASNTCTITGRNVMTIKSLVDGLSEFTFRLRTQYTITSALINGTTPISVATQSTTTRLATLDRAYNADEVFTLTIEYTGTSFSAGFGSIEVDTQTGGSTAVVATLSEAWYAYTWWPAKDGPTNDAGDNGDKATFEFSLTAPNNWVVPSNGTLLGVDTLSGGRKRYNWATNYPMSTYLLSFAATNYTKWTQTYTYPGGTMPVEFYIYPNSDTPANRASWEKCIDMLAAFRSVYGEYPFINEKYGIYHFNFGGGMEHQTMTGQGTFSESVTAHELGHQWWGDMITCKTWSDIWLNEGFATYSECLWEERKTGSIDTAAYLAAVVARKPSVTSTGTVYIPPATVTSGGMNRVFSSDLSYRKGGWVLHMLRHVLGDATFFQLLTDYRAAYEFDAATTNDFITVAESTTGQDLDWFFNQWVFQPGAPTYNFGWQSLNVAGQNYLAVRIAQTHTTAGYPNVFTMPVDLRATIGGSPQTVTVWNDARTEWFVVPVSGPVTALSLDPDQYILRPAPTSAAYQAGPPKIVTAAPVPGATVDWGANQVSVWFHTNVNTTAADFTVIGDVVGPVAFTLASGANVNPVVLNFAAPLPPDSYTLTIRDTLTAVNSGMALDGEMTDPASPASLPSGEGTAGGDAVIRFSVAPCIVAADIDADCDADELDVDLFVQVLLGADTDPDHVDRSDLDGNDVADGADLALFLAAYLP; this comes from the coding sequence GTGACAACTCATTGGTTTGCATTGGCGTTTTGGTGTACCGGTCTGTTCGGTCCGGTTGAGCCGTCAGCGGATCCGTGTGTTGATGCGGACGGCCAGCGGTGTGGGAAGGCCCATGCGGCGGTCCTGCGCGATCGGGCGGCGGAGCAGGATGCTGAATCGGGGGGCGCGGCGGGAATGCGCGACGCGCTGATCGACACCGACGTGCTGCACTACGATCTGGACATTGAAATTTCAAACATCAACATCGCGAGCAACACGTGCACCATCACCGGCCGGAATGTGATGACCATCAAGTCGCTGGTCGATGGGTTGTCGGAGTTCACGTTTCGCCTGCGCACGCAATACACGATCACCAGCGCCCTGATCAACGGCACGACGCCGATCTCGGTCGCCACGCAAAGCACGACGACGCGCCTCGCGACGCTTGATCGCGCCTACAACGCTGACGAGGTGTTCACACTCACGATTGAATACACCGGCACGTCGTTCTCCGCCGGGTTCGGCTCCATCGAAGTGGACACGCAGACGGGCGGCAGCACGGCCGTCGTCGCGACGTTGAGCGAGGCGTGGTATGCGTATACGTGGTGGCCGGCGAAGGACGGGCCGACGAATGATGCGGGCGACAACGGCGACAAGGCGACGTTTGAGTTTTCGCTGACCGCACCGAACAACTGGGTGGTGCCGTCCAACGGCACGTTGCTCGGTGTCGATACGTTGAGCGGCGGTCGCAAGCGATACAACTGGGCTACGAATTACCCGATGTCGACGTACCTTCTCTCATTTGCCGCGACGAATTACACAAAGTGGACGCAGACGTACACGTACCCCGGCGGCACGATGCCCGTCGAGTTTTATATCTATCCGAACAGTGACACGCCGGCCAATCGCGCGAGCTGGGAAAAGTGCATCGACATGCTGGCGGCGTTTCGATCGGTTTACGGCGAATACCCGTTCATCAACGAGAAGTACGGCATTTATCATTTCAACTTCGGCGGCGGCATGGAGCACCAGACCATGACGGGCCAGGGCACGTTCTCCGAGAGCGTGACCGCGCACGAACTGGGCCATCAGTGGTGGGGCGACATGATCACGTGCAAGACGTGGAGCGATATCTGGCTGAACGAGGGTTTCGCGACGTACAGCGAGTGCCTGTGGGAGGAGCGCAAGACCGGGTCGATCGACACGGCGGCGTATCTGGCGGCGGTGGTCGCGCGGAAGCCGTCGGTGACAAGCACGGGCACGGTTTATATTCCGCCGGCGACGGTCACGAGCGGCGGGATGAATCGCGTCTTTTCGTCGGACCTTAGCTATCGAAAAGGCGGGTGGGTGCTGCACATGCTGCGGCATGTTCTGGGCGACGCCACGTTCTTCCAGCTGCTCACGGATTATCGCGCGGCCTACGAGTTCGATGCAGCGACGACAAACGACTTCATCACCGTCGCCGAGAGCACGACCGGCCAGGACCTCGACTGGTTCTTCAACCAGTGGGTCTTCCAGCCCGGCGCGCCGACGTACAACTTCGGCTGGCAATCGCTGAACGTCGCCGGGCAGAACTACCTCGCGGTGCGGATCGCACAGACGCACACGACGGCCGGGTATCCGAATGTGTTCACGATGCCGGTGGATCTGCGCGCCACGATCGGCGGCAGCCCGCAGACGGTGACCGTCTGGAACGATGCTCGCACCGAATGGTTCGTGGTGCCGGTCAGCGGTCCGGTGACGGCGCTGTCGCTCGACCCCGATCAATACATCCTGCGGCCTGCGCCGACGAGCGCCGCCTATCAGGCAGGCCCGCCGAAGATCGTCACGGCGGCGCCGGTGCCGGGCGCGACGGTGGACTGGGGCGCGAATCAGGTCAGCGTCTGGTTTCATACGAATGTCAATACGACCGCGGCGGACTTCACCGTCATCGGTGACGTGGTCGGCCCGGTTGCGTTCACACTGGCCTCGGGCGCGAACGTCAATCCCGTGGTGCTGAACTTCGCCGCTCCGCTCCCGCCCGACAGCTATACGCTGACGATTCGCGACACCCTGACGGCTGTGAACAGCGGCATGGCACTGGACGGCGAGATGACGGACCCGGCCAGTCCGGCGTCGCTGCCTTCGGGCGAAGGCACGGCGGGCGGCGACGCGGTGATTCGATTCAGCGTGGCGCCGTGCATTGTCGCGGCGGACATCGATGCGGATTGCGACGCGGATGAGCTCGATGTCGATTTGTTTGTGCAGGTCTTGCTCGGCGCGGACACCGATCCGGATCACGTCGATCGCAGCGATCTGGACGGCAACGACGTGGCCGATGGCGCGGACCTCGCGCTGTTTCTTGCGGCGTATCTGCCATAA
- a CDS encoding DNA adenine methylase, with product MTGTTGRKAPNASRVRVENERYLREQLITYLGNKRGLLHTIDAALARVRRRLGRDRLRILDAFAGSGVVSRLFKQHASLLVSNDLEPYAKIIGECYLANASEIDFTELRRHHARVEGAARSLPVRDGFIRRLYSPERDDAIQPGERVFFTVDNAMRIDSMRAAIREAPAAMQSFLLAPLLAEASVHNNTSGVFKGFYKDARGIGRFGGQNGDALARILGRIELPFPVFSRFECDVQVHREDANQLVRRLPAMDVAYFDPPYNQHPYGSNYFMLNLIATYEEPAVISAVSGIVQGWQRSEYNRRGAAAHALEDLIVHTPASHLLISYNNEGFISRAQFDALLSRHGRVEVIETVYNTFRGSRNLRNRPLHVKEQLFLVERA from the coding sequence ATGACCGGAACAACAGGCCGAAAAGCCCCCAATGCCTCGCGGGTCCGTGTGGAAAATGAGCGTTACCTCCGCGAGCAATTGATAACATACCTGGGCAACAAGCGCGGCCTGCTGCACACGATTGACGCGGCGCTGGCGCGGGTTCGACGGCGGCTGGGTCGCGATCGGCTGCGCATTCTCGATGCCTTCGCCGGGTCGGGCGTGGTCTCGCGTTTATTCAAGCAGCACGCCTCGTTGCTGGTTTCAAACGATCTGGAGCCATACGCGAAGATCATCGGCGAGTGTTATCTCGCCAACGCTTCAGAGATTGACTTCACGGAGTTGCGTCGACATCACGCGCGTGTCGAAGGCGCGGCGAGGTCGCTTCCTGTTCGCGACGGCTTCATCCGGCGGTTGTATTCGCCGGAGCGCGACGACGCGATCCAGCCCGGCGAGCGCGTGTTTTTCACGGTCGACAACGCCATGCGGATCGATTCGATGCGCGCGGCGATCCGAGAGGCGCCCGCGGCCATGCAGTCGTTTCTGCTGGCGCCGCTGCTGGCGGAGGCGTCGGTTCACAACAATACGTCCGGCGTGTTCAAGGGGTTCTACAAAGACGCGCGTGGCATCGGTCGATTCGGCGGGCAAAATGGTGATGCACTGGCTCGCATTCTTGGGCGTATCGAGCTGCCGTTCCCGGTCTTCAGCCGATTTGAGTGCGATGTTCAGGTGCATCGGGAAGATGCGAACCAACTGGTGCGTCGCCTGCCGGCGATGGACGTGGCGTACTTCGATCCGCCGTACAACCAGCATCCGTACGGCTCCAATTATTTCATGCTGAATCTGATTGCCACGTACGAGGAGCCGGCGGTGATCAGCGCTGTATCGGGCATCGTGCAGGGCTGGCAGCGTTCGGAATACAACCGGCGCGGGGCAGCGGCCCACGCGCTGGAAGATTTGATCGTACACACGCCGGCATCGCACTTGCTGATATCCTACAACAACGAGGGCTTCATCTCGCGGGCACAATTCGATGCCCTCCTGTCGCGACACGGGCGCGTCGAGGTGATCGAGACGGTTTACAACACCTTTCGCGGAAGCCGGAATCTGCGCAATCGGCCGCTTCATGTGAAAGAGCAGTTGTTCCTGGTCGAGCGGGCTTGA
- a CDS encoding aldehyde dehydrogenase EutE, which produces MSRLDDSQIDAIAARVFDRLRSGAAPGAPNLPPAQRETIARGGALPAGVFRTIDECVAAATEAFRQFKRVSLEKRKEIIAAIRESMFANAISLARDAHEETGLGRVEDKIIKNRLVTRKTPGPEVLEPRASSGDNGLTLIERAPFGVIAAITPTTNPTSTIICNTIGMVSAGNTVVFNVHPNAKRVSCRNVGLINEAIQRAGGPPNVVTALAEPTIESAQQLMQHRGVRLLVVTGGPGVVKAAMASGKRAVCAGPGNPPVVVDETADLDKAGRDIVRGASFDNNVICTDEKEVFAVQAIADKLLKVMESNGAIILTAPQTRALEKVIFEETRGPRKPGVINRKWIGKNANVILEQIGLRVPDTVRLAVLDVPVEHPLIWTEQLMPVLPVARVKSADEAIDLAIAAEHGFGHSAAMHSLNLANLSRMAREINCSIFVKNGPIYCGLGEGGEGYCSFSIASPTGEGLTDPRTFSRERRCVLVDHFRIV; this is translated from the coding sequence GTGTCTCGCCTCGATGACAGCCAAATCGACGCCATCGCCGCCCGCGTCTTCGATCGGCTGCGATCCGGCGCGGCGCCTGGCGCGCCGAACCTCCCGCCCGCCCAGCGCGAAACCATCGCGCGCGGCGGCGCGCTCCCCGCCGGCGTCTTCCGCACCATTGACGAGTGCGTCGCCGCGGCCACCGAAGCGTTCAGGCAATTCAAACGCGTCAGCCTCGAGAAACGCAAGGAAATCATCGCTGCCATCCGCGAGTCGATGTTCGCCAACGCCATCAGCCTCGCCCGCGATGCACACGAAGAAACCGGCCTGGGCCGCGTCGAGGACAAGATCATAAAAAACCGCCTCGTCACGCGAAAGACGCCCGGCCCAGAAGTCCTCGAACCGCGCGCTTCCTCCGGCGACAACGGCCTCACGCTCATCGAGCGTGCGCCTTTCGGCGTCATCGCCGCCATCACGCCGACCACCAATCCGACGTCGACCATCATCTGCAACACGATCGGCATGGTCTCGGCCGGCAACACCGTCGTCTTCAACGTGCATCCCAACGCGAAGCGCGTTTCGTGTCGCAACGTCGGCCTCATCAACGAGGCCATCCAGCGCGCCGGCGGACCTCCCAACGTCGTCACCGCGCTGGCCGAGCCGACCATCGAGTCGGCGCAACAACTGATGCAGCATCGCGGCGTGCGACTGCTCGTCGTCACCGGCGGGCCGGGCGTCGTGAAGGCCGCCATGGCCAGCGGCAAACGCGCCGTCTGCGCCGGGCCGGGCAATCCGCCCGTCGTCGTCGATGAGACGGCCGATCTCGACAAAGCCGGTCGAGACATCGTGCGCGGAGCGTCGTTCGACAACAACGTGATCTGCACCGACGAGAAGGAAGTCTTCGCGGTGCAGGCGATTGCCGACAAGCTGCTCAAAGTGATGGAGTCCAACGGCGCGATCATTCTGACGGCGCCGCAGACCCGCGCGCTGGAAAAAGTCATCTTCGAGGAAACACGCGGCCCGCGCAAACCCGGCGTCATCAACCGAAAGTGGATCGGAAAAAACGCCAACGTCATTCTCGAACAGATCGGCCTGCGCGTGCCGGACACGGTGCGACTCGCGGTGCTGGATGTGCCGGTCGAGCATCCGCTCATCTGGACCGAGCAGCTCATGCCGGTTCTGCCGGTCGCACGCGTCAAGAGTGCCGACGAAGCCATCGATCTCGCCATCGCCGCCGAACACGGCTTCGGCCACTCGGCCGCCATGCACTCGCTGAATCTGGCGAACCTCTCGCGCATGGCGCGCGAGATCAATTGCAGCATCTTCGTGAAGAACGGACCGATTTACTGCGGCCTCGGCGAGGGGGGAGAGGGATACTGCTCGTTCAGCATTGCCAGCCCCACGGGCGAAGGTCTGACCGACCCGCGCACCTTTTCCCGCGAGCGGCGATGCGTGCTGGTCGATCACTTTAGAATCGTGTAA
- a CDS encoding ethanolamine utilization protein EutN gives MHLGRVMGTVVNAVAYKGLTGVPFLIVQPLDKLQQPAGSPIVCCDATRMAGPGELIYFEGGREAAMALDETFVPVDHAIIGIVDAVELSGGES, from the coding sequence ATGCACCTCGGTCGCGTGATGGGAACGGTCGTGAACGCAGTCGCCTACAAAGGCCTGACCGGCGTGCCGTTTCTCATCGTGCAGCCGCTGGACAAGCTGCAACAGCCGGCGGGTTCGCCGATTGTCTGTTGCGATGCGACGCGCATGGCCGGTCCGGGCGAGCTGATTTACTTCGAAGGTGGACGTGAAGCGGCGATGGCGCTGGACGAGACGTTCGTACCGGTGGATCACGCGATCATCGGCATTGTCGACGCCGTCGAGTTGTCGGGGGGCGAATCGTGA
- a CDS encoding BMC domain-containing protein has product MSDAPAIALIEYTSVALGTRAADALAKKAPVDIVRVGTFQPGRFAVLFEGDVASVQESFAAGCQYGAESVLDRVLLPDVNRSVYDAVGGATTDWSPDTLGIIETPTLAAVLEAADAAVKGANVCIVQLRLGDGLGGKGLAYFTGEQADVEAAIEIGCGRIANRSAPACSSIIPRWDDALREKLSRSTRFGEGW; this is encoded by the coding sequence TTGTCCGACGCACCCGCCATCGCACTGATCGAATACACCAGCGTCGCCCTCGGCACGCGCGCCGCCGACGCGCTCGCCAAGAAGGCCCCCGTGGACATCGTCCGCGTCGGCACGTTCCAACCGGGCCGATTCGCTGTTCTTTTTGAGGGCGACGTCGCATCCGTTCAGGAATCTTTTGCCGCTGGTTGCCAATATGGTGCGGAGAGCGTGCTCGACCGCGTCCTGTTGCCCGACGTCAATCGCTCCGTGTATGACGCCGTGGGCGGCGCGACGACCGACTGGTCGCCCGATACGCTGGGCATCATTGAAACGCCGACGCTTGCGGCCGTGCTGGAAGCCGCCGACGCGGCGGTGAAGGGCGCGAACGTGTGCATCGTTCAATTGCGCCTGGGCGATGGCCTGGGCGGCAAGGGGTTGGCGTACTTCACCGGCGAGCAGGCCGACGTGGAGGCGGCGATTGAAATCGGCTGCGGTCGTATTGCCAATCGCTCCGCGCCGGCATGCAGCAGCATCATCCCGCGATGGGACGATGCCCTGCGCGAGAAGCTGTCTCGCTCGACGCGCTTCGGGGAGGGCTGGTGA
- a CDS encoding EutN/CcmL family microcompartment protein produces MLLAQVIGTVVATRKEPSLGGLKMLVLKCVDLDGKPTGATVVAADAVGAGIGEMVLYAAGSSARQTEATDKKPVDAVVMAIVDQWEVGGETKYKK; encoded by the coding sequence ATGCTGCTCGCCCAAGTCATCGGCACGGTCGTCGCCACCCGCAAGGAACCCAGCCTTGGCGGGCTGAAGATGCTCGTGCTCAAGTGCGTCGATCTCGACGGCAAGCCGACCGGCGCGACGGTCGTCGCGGCCGATGCCGTCGGCGCGGGGATCGGCGAAATGGTGCTGTACGCCGCCGGCTCCTCGGCGCGGCAGACCGAGGCGACGGACAAGAAGCCCGTCGACGCCGTCGTCATGGCGATCGTCGATCAGTGGGAAGTCGGCGGGGAAACGAAATACAAGAAGTAG
- a CDS encoding EutN/CcmL family microcompartment protein, with protein MILGIVRGNIVSTIHHPICAGKKLMIVDHIYADGSPTGKYLIALDSVGAGPGQRVLVLDEGNGARQVLNDPKAPVRSIIVGIIDEISAAI; from the coding sequence GTGATCCTCGGCATCGTTCGCGGCAACATCGTCTCCACGATTCATCATCCGATCTGCGCCGGCAAGAAGCTGATGATTGTCGATCACATTTACGCGGACGGCTCACCGACGGGCAAGTATCTCATTGCCTTGGATTCGGTCGGCGCGGGGCCGGGCCAGCGCGTGCTCGTGCTCGACGAGGGCAACGGCGCGCGACAGGTGCTGAACGACCCCAAAGCCCCGGTGCGGTCGATCATTGTTGGAATTATTGACGAGATCAGCGCCGCCATCTAA
- a CDS encoding insulinase family protein: protein MKSFTKPWRPVCMAGVVICFLSIAVSVQAAGDAKKIRSVEGITEYALDNGMKVLLFPDESKPTVTVNITYFVGSRHEGYGETGMAHLLEHMVFKGTPKFPQVWKSLQDHGASFNGTTWYDRTNYFETLAATEENLNFALELEADRMVNSFIAEKDLKSEFSVVRNEFEMGENDPVGILSERITSAAYLWHNYGKSTIGSREDIERVPIHRLQAFYKKFYQPDNAMLVVAGKFDETATLKKIERLFGGIPRPERTLEPTYTVEPTQDDERFVTLRRVGDIQAVGCVYHICSGSHPDMAAVDVMADILEATQTGRLYKALIETEKATSVRASAYSLCEPGHLEIMAEVRQNKSLDDVRETMLAVLDDLANQDITEAEVDRAKNSYAKQFTRLINDSGRVGVQLSEYAAMGDWRLMFWHRDQVAKVTPADVKRVAALYLRPSNRTVGMFIPTKDPIRTTVPPPPDVLAMLKDYTGQQAVVQGEALPPDPLAIESRTQREELPGGLKLAMIPKKTRGQKISATITLRYGSEEDFKGRIDAVGMIASMLDKGTAKHSRRELADELDRIKTSIGIGGGGGRGRMGRGGGGGETGALSISIETERKYFAEAMSLLREMLREPTFPEKEFDKLKKQAMASLESQLSEPMVLAMNEMMRRMNPYEPSDVRYVPTPSEQLQRLQAVTLDDIKTAYKELLGASHGEVSIVGDIDASEARTIVANTFKGWKSPRPFERIAREFKETKPDTVAINTPDKQNALIAMAMNLPIKDDDADFAALKLGNFILGQSSNSRILNRLRQKEGLSYGAGSMLNASALDRVGMFGVYGICAPQNAEKAIACAREELDKLLKKGVTAEELEDARKGYLEQMKVQLSADGGIAGMLANDLYLGRTMKFRAEELAKIEKLTLDEVNAALRKHIDPSKLVEIRAGDFKVTPTPDAAKDADKSEEDDDNGDEDTDDENS, encoded by the coding sequence GTGAAATCGTTCACCAAACCGTGGCGACCGGTCTGTATGGCCGGTGTCGTGATCTGCTTTCTTTCAATCGCCGTATCGGTGCAGGCCGCCGGCGACGCGAAGAAGATTCGCAGCGTGGAGGGCATCACCGAGTACGCGCTCGACAATGGCATGAAGGTGCTGCTCTTCCCCGACGAGTCCAAGCCGACCGTCACGGTGAACATCACCTACTTCGTCGGCTCGCGGCACGAGGGCTACGGCGAGACGGGCATGGCCCACCTGCTGGAACACATGGTTTTCAAGGGCACGCCGAAGTTTCCGCAGGTCTGGAAGTCGCTCCAGGATCACGGCGCGAGCTTCAACGGCACCACGTGGTACGACCGCACGAATTACTTCGAAACGCTGGCGGCCACGGAGGAGAATCTCAACTTCGCGCTGGAGCTGGAGGCCGACCGCATGGTCAACAGTTTCATCGCCGAGAAGGACCTGAAGTCGGAATTCTCCGTCGTGCGCAACGAGTTCGAGATGGGCGAGAACGATCCGGTCGGCATTCTCTCCGAGCGCATCACGTCGGCGGCCTACCTGTGGCACAACTACGGCAAGAGCACGATCGGCTCGCGCGAGGACATCGAGCGCGTGCCCATTCATCGGTTGCAGGCGTTCTACAAGAAGTTTTATCAACCCGACAACGCCATGCTGGTCGTGGCCGGCAAGTTCGACGAAACGGCGACGCTCAAGAAAATCGAGCGCCTTTTCGGCGGCATCCCCCGGCCCGAGCGCACGCTTGAGCCGACCTACACCGTCGAGCCGACCCAGGACGATGAGCGGTTCGTCACCCTGCGGCGCGTCGGCGATATTCAGGCCGTCGGCTGCGTCTATCACATCTGCTCGGGATCGCACCCGGACATGGCGGCGGTCGACGTCATGGCGGATATCCTCGAAGCGACCCAGACCGGCCGGCTGTACAAGGCTCTGATCGAGACCGAGAAGGCGACGTCGGTGCGGGCCAGTGCCTACAGCCTGTGCGAGCCGGGGCATCTGGAGATCATGGCCGAGGTGCGGCAGAACAAGTCGCTGGACGACGTGCGCGAGACAATGCTTGCCGTGCTGGACGACCTGGCGAATCAGGACATCACCGAAGCCGAAGTGGATCGCGCCAAGAATTCGTACGCCAAGCAGTTCACGCGGCTGATCAACGACAGCGGTCGCGTCGGCGTGCAGTTGAGCGAGTACGCGGCGATGGGCGACTGGCGGCTGATGTTCTGGCATCGCGACCAGGTCGCGAAGGTGACGCCGGCCGACGTGAAGCGCGTCGCGGCGCTGTACCTGCGGCCGAGCAATCGCACGGTGGGCATGTTCATCCCGACGAAGGATCCGATCCGCACGACGGTACCGCCGCCGCCCGACGTGCTGGCGATGCTGAAGGACTACACGGGGCAGCAGGCGGTCGTGCAGGGTGAGGCGCTTCCGCCCGATCCCCTGGCGATCGAGTCGCGCACGCAGCGCGAGGAACTTCCGGGCGGGTTAAAGCTCGCGATGATCCCGAAGAAGACGCGCGGGCAGAAGATCAGCGCGACGATCACGCTGCGTTACGGCAGCGAGGAAGACTTCAAGGGCCGAATCGACGCGGTCGGCATGATCGCCTCGATGCTCGACAAGGGGACGGCCAAGCATTCGCGGCGCGAGCTGGCGGATGAGCTGGATCGTATCAAGACGTCGATCGGCATCGGTGGCGGCGGCGGTCGCGGGCGGATGGGCCGCGGCGGGGGCGGCGGCGAGACCGGCGCGTTGTCGATCAGCATCGAGACCGAGCGCAAGTATTTCGCCGAGGCGATGTCGCTGCTTCGCGAGATGCTGCGCGAGCCGACCTTCCCCGAGAAGGAGTTCGACAAGCTTAAAAAGCAGGCCATGGCTTCGCTGGAAAGCCAGCTCTCCGAGCCGATGGTCCTGGCGATGAACGAGATGATGCGTCGAATGAATCCATACGAGCCGAGCGATGTGCGCTACGTGCCGACGCCGTCCGAGCAACTCCAGCGGCTCCAGGCGGTTACGCTCGACGACATCAAGACGGCGTACAAGGAACTGCTCGGCGCCAGCCACGGCGAGGTGTCGATTGTCGGCGATATTGACGCGTCCGAAGCAAGGACGATCGTGGCGAACACGTTCAAGGGCTGGAAGAGTCCGCGGCCATTCGAGCGGATCGCGCGTGAGTTCAAGGAAACCAAGCCCGACACGGTGGCGATCAACACGCCCGACAAGCAGAACGCGTTGATCGCCATGGCGATGAATCTGCCGATCAAGGACGACGACGCGGACTTCGCGGCGCTGAAACTGGGCAACTTCATTCTGGGTCAGAGCAGCAATTCGCGGATTCTCAATCGCCTGCGGCAGAAGGAAGGTCTGTCGTACGGAGCCGGGTCCATGCTGAACGCCAGCGCGCTGGATCGCGTGGGCATGTTCGGCGTGTACGGCATCTGTGCACCGCAGAACGCCGAGAAGGCCATCGCCTGTGCCCGCGAGGAACTCGACAAGCTGCTGAAGAAGGGCGTCACGGCCGAGGAACTGGAGGACGCGCGCAAGGGATATCTCGAGCAGATGAAGGTGCAGTTGTCGGCCGACGGCGGGATCGCCGGGATGCTGGCGAACGACTTGTACCTGGGCCGCACGATGAAGTTCCGCGCGGAGGAGCTGGCGAAGATTGAGAAGCTGACGCTCGACGAAGTGAACGCAGCGCTTCGCAAACACATCGATCCGAGCAAGCTGGTCGAGATTCGCGCCGGCGATTTCAAGGTCACGCCGACGCCCGACGCGGCGAAGGACGCTGACAAGAGTGAAGAGGACGATGACAACGGCGATGAAGACACGGACGACGAGAACTCGTAG